A genomic region of Chloracidobacterium sp. contains the following coding sequences:
- a CDS encoding tetratricopeptide repeat protein — MSESPDVLVCPEELKTDAQREAFARVQNQKRRRNQWKRYWKAGVKAFEAGDYEKAQLLFSEATREARRFGETDPRFAACLNNLAMTFDMLGETAQAEAVYRRAIEADAKALEIGYGGFVTSLTNLAQMLADDDRIAEAIKLYDRAIAFLEALHGHDTLHIAPLLSEMARMCDQDGDYAQAEAALRRALAIRERAHGPDDLSVAVTLNNLAVSCDLRGKYDEAQALLERALDIFERRLGENHPKVAETLKNLGVLHDRQGRRLQAEACFARARTILAEQA; from the coding sequence GTGAGCGAGTCGCCTGACGTTCTGGTTTGTCCAGAGGAACTCAAAACGGATGCTCAGCGGGAGGCCTTTGCCCGCGTTCAGAATCAGAAGCGCCGGCGTAATCAGTGGAAACGGTACTGGAAGGCCGGCGTGAAGGCGTTTGAGGCCGGCGACTACGAAAAGGCGCAACTTCTTTTTTCAGAGGCGACTCGTGAAGCGCGTCGCTTTGGCGAGACTGATCCCCGTTTCGCTGCTTGCCTCAACAACTTGGCGATGACGTTTGACATGCTGGGCGAGACGGCGCAGGCCGAAGCTGTCTATCGGCGGGCGATAGAAGCCGACGCCAAGGCGCTGGAAATCGGCTACGGTGGCTTTGTGACCAGCCTGACGAATCTGGCCCAAATGCTGGCCGATGATGACCGCATTGCCGAGGCAATCAAGCTCTATGACCGGGCGATCGCCTTCCTCGAGGCGCTGCATGGTCACGACACGCTGCACATTGCGCCGCTTTTGAGTGAAATGGCGCGGATGTGCGACCAAGACGGTGACTATGCTCAGGCTGAGGCAGCGCTGCGCCGGGCGCTGGCAATCCGAGAGCGGGCGCATGGCCCGGATGATCTTTCGGTCGCCGTGACGCTCAACAATTTGGCCGTGTCGTGTGATCTGCGCGGCAAGTACGATGAGGCGCAGGCGCTCCTAGAGCGGGCGCTGGATATTTTTGAGCGGCGGTTGGGCGAAAACCACCCCAAAGTCGCCGAAACGCTCAAGAACTTGGGCGTCCTGCACGACCGGCAGGGCCGTCGCCTACAGGCTGAGGCCTGTTTCGCCCGCGCCCGAACGATCCTTGCAGAACAGGCTTGA